A genomic segment from Brucella pseudogrignonensis encodes:
- a CDS encoding autotransporter outer membrane beta-barrel domain-containing protein, giving the protein MHVRSGGSLTAAQGTTSVFGSASNTSGYLDIWNKSTAILDNVNLGLDNAQGLIQIESDSSLETRITQMGIGTGTGTVKVLENSTWKAHADVVAGVDGEGVIVVQKGGSLIFDDGFSLTLAKNSGSKGKLYIGDDTGSENVGAGSIVGGAIKMGAGDAEIFFSHNNSDYRFDQVLSGNGTISNKSGHTTLTADSAATAKFEVSGGTLILAGNYSADQGAIITAGTLQIGNGADKGSISGNISVSAGATVLFDRADTANYGGAMSGAGSFQKAGAGSLNLVGDSASFVGASNVSEGILNVNGVLGGTVHVSSGAALGGSGRIKGNTTIADGATLSGTGGRKLDFDGDLLLNANSQINVAFGSAQGDDLFDVGGTLALDGKLNVSSFGDTGPGLYHVFRYGNYSGNNIAVGTLPTGQDVSQTHVYNDTVNREVILVNANGAILNFWDGPNGTDSDQLVGGDGIWNLTNNNWTQDRAFLIHGHWAEDEFAIFGGNAGKVQVDNSSGRIYANGMQFLVSDYEIASLTTDDVLTLTEDPSLGTKPIIRVGSGHDTDSSRIATISAIIGGTDGMQKTFSGTLVLTGANTYSGDTDVKGGVLQVGDGGTSGSILGAVNVDDSAIFAFKRSDNITFVGMIAGEGSVVQKGSGSLTLTGANSFSGGLTVESGTVEAGNEGTVLGTGVVNIGSGGRVDIKDHSVNINGLSGSGVLDLGSGDLTVDVSNDASFSGTITGSGNFAKSGAATVILSGVSDYSGTTSVSQGALRQGASGALSNNSAYNIAENGTLAIGGFDTSISALTNNGVVQISDEVAGATLTVKGNYASGGGVLQFNTVLGSDDSKTDRLIVQGNSSGTTNVVVINRGGQGAQTENGIKIIEVDGDSGGVFKLVSDYVTKGGEHAIVAGAYAYTLQPGGSKTGGEGDWYLVSGLLNPDTPGEKPNYGANVPVYQGYKDNMRSLMRLPTLQQRVGSRLDRSENAQAESDKNAPSLDYVWARIDGSHSQLRAKSATGMKQDINTIIFQSGIDGLFYDGENGKVFAGIFGSYGSAKGRVGSGFGDGEINTNGWSLGGAVTWYAANDFYLDGQAQMTWFNNELFSDTAHVSLTDDQDHRGYALSIEAGRKISLGGNWIIVPQSQFSWSSLDSGAFKDVWGAIVDLERDSSILGRAGLSIEYNSKWQTTDGRNAHSTAYVITNFYKDFEASRNIRVSGTKFKNENQSNWMEVGSELMSAGLMKSMQFMGKVL; this is encoded by the coding sequence TTGCATGTTCGTAGCGGGGGCAGTTTAACTGCTGCACAAGGGACAACATCTGTTTTTGGATCAGCAAGTAATACGAGCGGGTATTTGGATATCTGGAATAAGAGCACAGCTATATTAGATAATGTAAACTTGGGTTTAGATAATGCGCAAGGCTTAATTCAAATCGAGTCTGATAGTTCGCTTGAAACTCGTATAACGCAAATGGGTATCGGTACTGGCACTGGAACCGTAAAGGTTCTCGAAAATTCAACATGGAAAGCGCATGCGGATGTTGTTGCAGGCGTCGATGGTGAGGGTGTAATCGTGGTCCAGAAGGGCGGCTCCTTGATATTCGACGATGGATTTTCTCTTACGCTTGCAAAAAACTCCGGTTCAAAGGGAAAGCTCTATATTGGTGATGATACTGGTTCAGAAAATGTAGGGGCAGGTAGTATCGTTGGCGGTGCCATAAAGATGGGCGCTGGCGATGCCGAGATTTTCTTCAGCCACAATAATTCAGATTATAGGTTTGATCAAGTTTTGTCGGGTAATGGCACAATCTCTAATAAGTCGGGTCATACGACACTCACTGCAGATAGTGCGGCGACAGCGAAGTTTGAGGTCAGCGGCGGGACCCTCATTTTGGCCGGCAATTACTCTGCAGATCAAGGTGCGATAATAACTGCCGGCACATTGCAAATTGGCAATGGAGCGGACAAGGGTAGCATTAGTGGTAATATTAGCGTTAGCGCAGGCGCAACAGTGCTTTTCGATCGAGCCGATACGGCGAATTATGGGGGGGCGATGAGCGGTGCCGGGTCCTTTCAGAAAGCAGGAGCCGGAAGTCTCAATTTGGTTGGTGACAGCGCCAGTTTCGTTGGAGCCTCTAATGTGAGCGAGGGCATACTGAATGTTAATGGTGTTCTTGGGGGCACTGTTCATGTCTCGTCGGGTGCGGCTTTAGGTGGATCCGGCAGAATTAAAGGTAATACCACAATTGCAGATGGCGCTACCCTATCTGGCACTGGCGGCCGTAAGCTGGATTTTGACGGCGATCTTTTACTCAATGCCAATAGTCAGATTAATGTAGCATTTGGTAGTGCACAGGGCGACGATCTTTTTGATGTAGGTGGCACTCTTGCGCTGGACGGAAAACTTAATGTTAGCAGCTTTGGAGATACCGGACCTGGCCTCTATCACGTTTTTCGGTACGGAAATTACTCTGGAAACAACATAGCTGTTGGAACTTTGCCGACAGGGCAGGATGTTTCACAAACACACGTCTATAATGATACTGTCAACCGTGAAGTCATTCTAGTTAATGCAAATGGCGCGATACTCAATTTCTGGGATGGACCTAATGGCACTGATAGTGATCAACTTGTTGGTGGTGATGGAATTTGGAATCTAACAAATAACAACTGGACCCAAGATAGGGCTTTCTTGATCCATGGTCACTGGGCTGAGGATGAATTTGCCATTTTCGGTGGTAATGCGGGTAAAGTTCAAGTCGATAATTCTTCTGGTCGGATTTATGCTAATGGAATGCAGTTTTTGGTTAGCGATTATGAGATAGCTTCACTTACAACTGATGATGTTTTGACGCTTACTGAAGATCCATCTCTTGGTACAAAGCCAATAATTCGTGTGGGGAGTGGCCACGACACCGATTCTTCCAGAATAGCAACCATATCTGCTATTATTGGCGGTACGGATGGAATGCAGAAGACCTTTTCTGGTACGCTGGTTTTGACAGGTGCGAATACTTACTCAGGAGATACTGATGTTAAGGGTGGTGTTCTGCAAGTTGGTGATGGTGGCACTAGTGGCAGCATTCTCGGTGCCGTGAATGTTGACGATAGCGCGATATTCGCTTTTAAGCGAAGTGATAATATAACTTTTGTAGGAATGATCGCTGGTGAGGGCAGTGTTGTCCAAAAGGGAAGCGGAAGTCTTACTCTAACTGGGGCAAATAGTTTTTCGGGTGGCCTTACGGTTGAAAGCGGCACGGTTGAGGCCGGTAATGAAGGAACGGTTCTCGGTACAGGGGTTGTGAACATAGGTTCCGGTGGTAGAGTTGATATTAAAGACCATTCTGTAAATATCAATGGATTGTCAGGAAGCGGAGTACTCGACTTAGGAAGCGGTGATTTAACTGTCGATGTTTCAAACGATGCCAGTTTCTCGGGCACAATAACTGGAAGTGGTAACTTCGCCAAGTCTGGGGCTGCGACAGTGATTTTATCAGGGGTAAGTGACTACAGTGGTACTACCTCTGTCAGTCAAGGTGCTTTGAGACAAGGTGCCTCGGGAGCGTTGAGTAACAATTCAGCTTATAATATAGCTGAAAATGGAACTCTTGCGATTGGCGGATTTGATACATCCATTTCAGCGTTGACAAATAACGGAGTGGTACAAATCAGCGATGAGGTTGCTGGCGCAACTTTAACCGTCAAAGGAAATTATGCGTCTGGGGGCGGGGTGTTGCAGTTCAATACCGTACTTGGAAGTGATGATTCAAAAACTGACCGCCTGATCGTCCAAGGTAACTCTTCTGGTACCACAAATGTTGTAGTTATCAACCGAGGCGGGCAGGGCGCTCAGACTGAAAATGGTATTAAAATTATTGAGGTTGACGGTGACTCGGGTGGAGTGTTCAAGCTTGTTAGTGACTATGTCACAAAAGGTGGGGAACATGCTATTGTAGCAGGAGCTTATGCATACACTTTGCAGCCGGGGGGAAGCAAGACTGGTGGAGAGGGTGATTGGTATTTGGTAAGCGGTTTGCTGAATCCTGATACACCTGGAGAAAAGCCTAATTACGGGGCAAACGTTCCTGTCTATCAGGGCTATAAGGATAATATGCGTAGTTTGATGCGCCTTCCAACTCTACAACAGCGTGTTGGAAGCCGTCTTGATCGATCAGAAAATGCTCAAGCGGAAAGTGACAAAAATGCGCCATCTCTTGACTATGTCTGGGCTAGAATTGATGGTAGTCATAGTCAGTTGAGAGCAAAGTCTGCTACTGGTATGAAACAAGATATCAACACGATAATATTTCAGTCAGGTATCGATGGGCTCTTCTATGACGGAGAAAATGGAAAAGTCTTCGCAGGAATTTTCGGTAGCTATGGTTCAGCAAAAGGGAGAGTCGGTTCTGGATTTGGTGATGGTGAAATTAATACCAATGGTTGGAGCTTGGGTGGTGCCGTGACTTGGTATGCAGCCAATGATTTCTATTTGGATGGCCAAGCGCAAATGACTTGGTTTAATAACGAGTTGTTTTCAGACACGGCTCATGTTTCATTGACCGATGATCAAGATCATCGTGGGTATGCGTTAAGTATTGAGGCTGGACGTAAAATATCCTTGGGTGGCAATTGGATTATCGTTCCACAGTCTCAGTTTTCTTGGTCTTCATTGGATTCGGGCGCATTTAAGGACGTTTGGGGGGCAATAGTCGATCTTGAACGCGATTCCAGTATCCTTGGCCGAGCCGGTCTAAGTATTGAATATAATAGTAAGTGGCAGACCACTGATGGTCGGAATGCTCATTCCACGGCTTATGTCATAACGAATTTCTATAAAGATTTTGAAGCGAGTAGAAACATTAGGGTCTCCGGAACCAAGTTTAAGAATGAAAACCAGTCTAACTGGATGGAGGTGGGGTCCGAATTGATGTCAGCTGGGCTGATGAAAAGTATGCAATTTATGGGCAAGGTTCTGTGA
- a CDS encoding GntR family transcriptional regulator — MIREILPPSDNQTLATQTAAKIREMLITGELSPGTKLSEQQISAQFGISRNTLREVFRLLTSQSLLTYIPNRGVFVATPDEATVVDIYRVRRVIQKGAVQVAIPGHPALLRMRALLAQTSSAQEAGNWRQVGTINMEFHRAMVELCDSPRLSSCFDLVLAELRLVFVQLEDTAHLHEAYIAQNAELLASLEAGDIKTATQQLDSYLLRSERSVLAALQRKKST; from the coding sequence ATGATACGCGAAATTTTGCCGCCTTCAGATAACCAGACATTGGCAACCCAAACTGCCGCCAAAATTCGTGAGATGCTGATTACGGGTGAACTCTCGCCCGGCACCAAGCTTTCAGAGCAGCAGATTTCAGCGCAGTTTGGCATATCGCGCAACACGCTTCGCGAAGTTTTTCGTTTGCTGACCAGTCAGAGCCTGCTGACTTATATTCCCAATCGCGGTGTGTTCGTTGCCACGCCCGATGAGGCCACGGTCGTTGATATTTATCGTGTGCGACGCGTCATCCAGAAGGGTGCTGTTCAGGTTGCCATCCCCGGCCATCCGGCATTGTTGCGCATGCGGGCACTGCTGGCACAAACGTCATCGGCGCAGGAAGCGGGTAACTGGCGGCAGGTGGGAACGATCAATATGGAGTTTCACCGTGCAATGGTGGAGCTTTGCGATAGTCCTAGGCTAAGCTCTTGCTTTGATCTGGTGCTGGCTGAGTTACGTCTTGTTTTCGTACAACTGGAAGACACAGCGCACCTTCACGAAGCTTACATAGCACAAAATGCCGAACTTCTGGCTTCTCTTGAAGCGGGAGATATCAAGACGGCAACCCAGCAACTCGATTCTTATCTCCTGCGGTCCGAACGCTCTGTGCTTGCTGCTTTGCAGCGCAAAAAGTCCACTTAA
- a CDS encoding 5-oxoprolinase subunit PxpA, with the protein MAAIDLNSDLGEGFGPWPMGDDTAMLAIVTSANIACGFHAGDPAGILTVLREAARRGVSVGAHIGYRDLVGFGRRNMDPSSAELVADTIYQIGALQGLAQAAGTKVRYVKPHGALYNTIAHDARQAADVITGIKAVDPSLVLMALAGAPIVDQARSAGLTVVCEAFADRAYNVDGSLVNRRIEGSVIHDPEVIAERMLRMVNERRVTAIDGTDIALDAQSICVHGDNPTAVAIAAALRERLEARGVELKPFVDVTS; encoded by the coding sequence ATGGCAGCTATCGATCTCAACAGTGATCTTGGTGAAGGCTTCGGCCCATGGCCTATGGGAGACGACACAGCGATGCTGGCGATCGTGACCAGCGCCAATATTGCTTGTGGCTTCCATGCGGGAGACCCAGCCGGAATTCTCACTGTGCTACGCGAAGCTGCCCGACGTGGCGTCTCCGTTGGTGCGCATATCGGTTATCGCGATCTCGTCGGCTTTGGCCGTCGGAACATGGACCCCTCAAGTGCTGAACTTGTGGCCGACACGATTTACCAGATCGGTGCATTGCAGGGACTGGCACAGGCTGCTGGAACAAAGGTGCGTTATGTGAAGCCGCATGGTGCGCTTTACAATACAATCGCCCATGATGCGCGTCAGGCAGCCGATGTCATTACAGGGATCAAGGCAGTCGATCCATCGCTCGTGCTGATGGCGCTGGCTGGTGCGCCAATCGTTGATCAGGCTCGTTCCGCTGGCCTAACGGTAGTGTGCGAAGCCTTTGCCGACCGCGCCTATAATGTTGATGGAAGTCTCGTTAATCGCCGCATTGAAGGTTCGGTCATACACGATCCAGAAGTCATTGCGGAACGGATGCTGCGCATGGTTAATGAGCGGCGTGTAACCGCCATTGATGGAACCGATATTGCGCTGGATGCGCAGTCGATCTGTGTGCATGGCGATAACCCGACCGCTGTTGCAATCGCCGCCGCATTGCGTGAGCGACTGGAAGCACGCGGCGTGGAACTCAAGCCTTTCGTTGACGTCACATCATGA